In Thamnophis elegans isolate rThaEle1 chromosome 4, rThaEle1.pri, whole genome shotgun sequence, the following proteins share a genomic window:
- the GPR6 gene encoding G-protein coupled receptor 6: MNESVPLNETGAPAPWIQSNGGNSSLEFSSKLPIFILNPWDIMLCISGTIIACENAIVVAIIFYTPNLRTPMFVLIGSLATADLLAGVGLILNFVFQYVIQSETISLITVGFLVASFTASVSSLLAITVDRYLSLYNALTYYSEKTVFCIHMMLIITWGVSLCLGLLPVLGWNCMEDYSSCSIVRPLTKSNVTLLSASFFFIFTLMLHLYIKICKIVCRHAHQIALQQHFLTASHYVATKKGVSTLAIILGTFGASWLPFAIYCVIGDSNYPAVYTYATLLPATYNSMINPIIYAYRNQEIQRSMWVLFCGCFQSKVSFRSRSPSDV; this comes from the coding sequence ATGAACGAAAGCGTCCCCTTGAATGAGACTGGGGCTCCGGCACCTTGGATTCAGAGCAACGGTGGCAATTCTTCGCTGGAATTTTCCTCCAAGCTCCCCATCTTTATCCTCAATCCTTGGGATATTATGCTCTGCATCTCTGGAACCATCATTGCCTGCGAAAATGCCATCGTGGTGGCCATTATATTCTACACTCCCAATCTGAGAACTCCAATGTTTGTGCTGATCGGGAGTTTGGCCACGGCAGACCTCCTGGCTGGAGTTGGCCTGATCCTTAATTTTGTATTCCAATATGTGATCCAGTCAGAAACCATCAGCCTTATTACCGTTGGTTTCCTAGTTGCCTCTTTCACTGCTTCTGTGAGTAGCTTATTAGCTATCACAGTCGATCGTTATCTTTCTCTATACAATGCACTGACTTATTACTCAGAGAAGACTGTTTTTTGTATTCATATGATGCTAATCATCACCTGGGGGGTTTCACTCTGCTTAGGACTATTGCCTGTCCTAGGCTGGAATTGTATGGAAGATTATTCATCCTGCAGTATTGTCAGACCTTTGACCAAAAGCAATGTGACTTTGTTGTCTGcctccttctttttcatttttacccTTATGCTCCACCTCTACATCAAAATCTGCAAAATAGTTTGCAGGCATGCACATCAAATTGCACTCCAACAGCACTTCTTAACCGCATCTCACTATGTTGCAACCAAAAAGGGGGTCTCTACACTTGCTATCATCCTTGGGACCTTTGGAGCCAGTTGGCTACCTTTTGCTATCTACTGTGTCATTGGAGATTCAAACTACCCTGCGGTGTATACTTATGCCACACTTTTACCTGCTACCTACAACTCCATGATCAACCCCATAATTTATGCCTACAGAAACCAAGAGATTCAGAGATCCATGTGGGTTCTCTTCTGTGGCTGCTTTCAATCCAAAGTGTCCTTTCGTTCAAGATCCCCCAGTGATGTTTAA